The nucleotide window TCGGACGACGACCTGAAGACGGTGAGCGAGCACCTGGACCCGTCGGTCCGCGAGGTGCTCAGCGTCCGCTCGGCGCTGGCGGCCCGCACGACGGCGGGCTCGACCGGCCCGGGCCCGGTGGCGGACCAGCTTCAGTCGGCCTCGGACCGGCTCGACTTCTGGCGCGAGTGGTCCATCGAGCGGGTCGTACCCCGCTGACGTTGCCGGTGGCGGCGGGCGGTCAGCCCGCCGCCATGGCCTTCTCGCGGTCGTCGTCGCCGGGTGACTCGGCGACGACCCGGGCGTCCCGGCCGGCGGTGACGCGGCGGAAGACCGCCAGGCCGACCGCGACCAGCACGGCCGCGGCGGAGGCGGCGCCGACCACCGGGGTCGGCACATCGAGCAGCTTCAGGGCGCTGGCCAGCAGCACGATCACCAGTGCCGCGCGGACGATGCCGCCCGGTGCGCGCGAGGAGATGCGGGCGCCGATCAGCACGCCCGGGATCGAGCCGAGCAGGACCGCGGCCGCGATGTCGAGCTTGAGGTCGCCGAAGAGGGCGTGGCCCAGCGCCGCCGAGACGACCAGCGGGATCGCCTGGATCAGGTCGGTGCCGACCAGGTCGTTGGCGCGCAGCTTCGGGTAGAGCGCCAGCAGCGCCACGATGATCAGGGACCCGGAGCCCACCGAGGTCATGCCGACGATCACGCCCCCGACGGCGCCGAGCAGCAGCGTCGGCACGGGCCGGACCCGGATCGGCTCCGGCGGGCCGTCGCCGCCACCCTGCCGGCGGCTCACCCAGACCTTGAGCAGCAGGCCGGCCGCGGCGAGCAGCAGCGCGACGCCGAGCGACACCTTGATCGTGTGCTGGACGGCCGCGTCGTCGCCGAGCAGGCGCAGCAGCAGCACGCCGAGGAACGCGCTCGGGACGCTGCCGGCGCAGAGCCAGCCGACGAGGCGCCAGTTCACCGTGCCGCGGCGGGCGTGCACCCAGCCGCCGAACGGCTTCATCACGGCGCTGGCCGCGAGGTCGCTGGAGACCGCCGCGATCGGGGGTACCCCGAAGACCAGCACCAGGATCGGGGTCATCAGGGCGCCGCCGCCCATGCCGGTGAGGCCGACCACGATGCCGACGCCGAGTCCGGCGAGCGCCAGGGTGAGATCCATCGGACGAGTGTCGGCGAGAATCCCTGCTTTGTCTACTAACTTAGGCGACTTTGTGGAGTTTCCCCCGCCACCGTCCCACGCAGTGAAACGGAGGGTCGTCCCTTTCGTTTTCGGGGCGATCCGGCGCGCCGATGTGACCGCTAACAGCCGATGCGCGGATTTCGTGTTACGGGGGCGTTGCGCCTTGACGACGTGAATGTTAGCGATAACACTGCGAGATACCTATCTATGTATGCGGGGGTCGGTCAAATCGGAGATGACGGCATGAGCGCTCAGTGTCTGACTCACGCCGGCGCCGGAGCGAAGCGGAGGTGACGGCGTGAGCGGTCTGCCTCGACAGCCGGCGCCGGCCGGGCGACGGCCATCGCGGGCCGCGATCCGGGCGCTGCCCGACGCCGTCGGCGGGGCCCGCATCGAGCTGCGCCAGCTGCGCTACCTCGTCACCCTCGCCGAGGAGCTGCACTTCGGCCGCGCCGCCGCCCGCGAGCACATCGTCCCGTCCGCGCTCAGCGCCCAGGTGCAGCGCCTCGAGCGGGCCGTCGGCGTCCTGCTCGTCGACCGCACCACCCGCCACGTCGCGCTGACCGCGGCCGGTGCGCGCTTCCTGATCGAGGCGCGGCAGATCCTCGAGCACGTCGACCGCGCCGCGGTGCTCGCGCAGGGCATGGCGCCGGCCGCGCCCAGCCTGCGCGTCGGCGTCCTGGACGAGGGGTACGACGCCGTGCGCCCGGTGCTGCGCGCGATACAGGCCCGCCACCCGGAGCTGGAGATCCACCAGGTGCTGGCGGGCGTGCCCGAACAGTGCCGCCTGCTCGCCGACGGCCGCCTCGACGTCGGCGTCGGGCGGCTGTCCGGCGCCGCGCCGGACATCGCCGCCGAGATCTTCCGCCTCGACTCGCTCGGCGTCCTGGTCCCGGCCGGGCACCCGTACGCCGGGCTGGCGCACGTGCCGGTGGCCGCGCTGCGCGGCGAGACGCTGCTGCTCGCCGACGAGGAGCAGGCGCCCGAGTTCAACGCCTTCGTCGCCGAGGTGTGCCGCTCCGCGGGCTTCTTCCCGACCCTGTTCACCGGCAGCGTGCAGACGCTGCGCGCGGCCGCGGACCTGGTGACGCAGGGCCGCTGCGTGCTCTGCACCCCGGCGTCCAACGGCGGCGTCTCCTCCGGCCCCGAGCTGACGTGGCGCCCGCTGGGCCCATCGGTGCCGCGTTACCCCTGGTCGATCCTCTGGCGCGCGCAGGACCCCTCCCGCTTCACGCTCGACCTGGTCCGCACGGCCCGCACCCTCTCGGCCGAACAGGGCTGGCGCGCCGCCGCCGGCGAACGCGCCAGCTAGGACAGGCTTTCGTGAGACACCCGGCCGGGCGAGTCCGGATTGTAGGGTGAGACCGCAGACGCGTGGTCGTAGAGGGGGCTCGATGACCGCCGAGAACGAGTCGTACGGTGCGCGGGCCGACCGGATGGACCCGGTCGAACTGATGCGCAGCAGGCAGTATCGGCGGCTCCTGGTCGCCGCGGCGGTCATCGGCCTCGTCGTGTCGTTCGTTTCCTGGGTGTTCCTCGAGGTCGTCAACCTGACGCAGGAATGGGTGTACGTCGGGCTCCCCGAGGTTCTCGGTTTCGACCAGGCGCCGTGGTGGTGGCCGCTGCCGGTGCTCCTGGTCGCGGGGCTGGTCATCGCCTTCGCCGTGACGAGGCTGCCCGGTCGCGGAGGTCATGAGCCGTCGAACGGGCTGACGACGGGCACGCTCACGGCCCCTGACGAGCTGCCGGGCGTCGCCGCCGCGGCGCTGGCCACCCTCGGCCTCGGCCTGGTGCTCGGACCGGAGTCGCCGCTCATGGCCCTTGCCGGAGGGGTTGCGGTGTTCCTCATCCGGTTGTCCCGCGGACAGGTCCCCGACCAGGCCACCCAGGTGCTCGGGGCGGCGGCGAGCTTCGCGGCGCTGGCCACCGTCTTCGGCTCTCCGGTCATCGGCGCGGTGATCGTCCTGGAGGCCGCCGGGCTCGCCGGCGCCACCCTGACGCTGATCCTGCTGCCCGGCCTGATCGCCGCCGGCGTCGGTTCGCTGCTGTTCGTCGGGCTCGGTTCGCTGAGAGGGCTGAGCACCGACGCGTTCTCGATGCCGCCGCTTCACCTGCCGACCTACGCGGTGCCGACCTTCGTCGACCTGCTGTGGACGATCCCGCTCGCGCTGGCCGCGGCGGTCGTCGTCTTCCTGGTGTTCCGGCTCGCGCGGGTGACCAGGCGTGTCGTCGCGGTGCGGCCGTTCCTCTTCTTCCCGGCGGCCGCCCTGCTCGTGGGAGCGCTGGCCATCCTGTTCGCCCAGCTCAGTGGCAGGGGTGCCGGAGCCGTACTGTTCTCGGGCGAAGAGGCGATGGCGGACGTTCTGGAGCAGCAGGACTCCCTGACCCTGGGCCTGTTCGCCCTGCTGCTCGGCTGCAAGGCCCTGGCGTGGGCGATCTCCATGGGCGCGGCCCGCGGCGGCCCGACCTTCCCGGCCATCTTCCTCGGCCTGGTCGGCGGCGTCATGGCCTCGCATTTCCTCAGCGTCACGCAGGCACCCGCGATCGCTGTACTCGTCGGCGCCGCCGTCGTCTCGGTGCTGAGACTTCCGCTGGCTTCGATCGTCCTCGCACTGTTGATGACCCACGGTGGCCCCGGAGAGGCCCCGCTGATCATCGTGGGTGTCGTCGTCGCATACATCGCGACCCTCGCACTGACCCGGCCCACGCCACGCGACGACCCGGAAACCACCCGCGGAGGGCTCGTCGCCGAGTGACGCCACCCCGGCGGCCGGGGGGATCAGGGCGGCCCGGCACCCGGGCGGGGCCGGCTCCAGACGACCGCGCATTCGATGGCGCGCTGCCAGTTCTCGTACTCGCTCGCGCGGTGCCCCGGATCCATGGCGGGCAGCCACTGCCCGGCCCGGTGCCGGTTGTTGCGCAGGTCCTGCAGGTCGGACCAGTAGCCGACGGCGAGGCCGGCCGCGTACGCGGCGCCCAGCGACACCGTCTCGGCGACCATCGGGCGGACCACCGGGACCGCCAGGACATCCGCGACGAACTGCATCAGCAGGTTGTCCGCGGTCATCCCGCCGTCGACGTTGAGCGCCGCGAGCGCCAGCCCGGAGTCGGCGTTCATCGCGTCGACCACGTCGCGGGTCTGCCAGCCGGTCGCCTCCAGGACCGCCCGGGCCAGGTGGCCCTTGGTGATGTAGGAGGTCAGCCCCACGATCACGCCGCGGGCCTCGCTGCGCCAGTACGGCGCCAGCAGCCCGGAGAACGCCGGCACGATGTAGCAGCCGCCGTTGTCGTCGACCGTCCGGGCGAGCGTCTCGATCTCCGAGGCGGTGCCGATCAGCCCGAGGCCGTCGCGTACCCACTGGACCAGCGAGCCGGTGATCGCGATCGAGCCCTCGAGGGCGTAGTGCGCGGGCTCGCCGGCGAGCTGGTACGCGACCGTGCTGACCAGCCCGTGCGTCGAGCGGACCAGCTCCGTGCCGGTGTTGAGCAGCAGGAAGCTCCCGGTGCCGTAGGTGCATTTGGCCTCGCCGGGTGCGAAGCAGGTCTGGCCGAACAGGGCGGCCTGCTGGTCGCCGATCGCGGCGGCGATGGGTACCCCGGGCAGCACGGCGTCGGCGTGGCCGTACACCTCGGAGGAGGAGCGGATCTCGGGGAGCATGGCCCGGGGTATGTCGAAGAAGCCGAGTAGTTCGTCGTCCCATTGCAGGGTGGCGAGGTTCATCAGCATGGTCCGGCTGGCGTTGGTGACGTCGGTGAGGTGCCGGCCGGTGAGGTTCCACAGCAGCCAGCTGTCCATGGTGCCGAACAGCACCTCGCCGCGCTCCGCGCGTACCCGAAGATCCGGGTCGTTGTCGAGCAGCCAGCGCAGGCGGGTCGCGGAGAAGTAGGTCGCCAGGGGCAGGCCGCTGAGCTCCGGCACGATCGCGGCGTCCCCGCGCCGGCCGAGGCGCTCGACCAGCTCGCCCGTCCGGGTGTCCTGCCAGACGACCGCGGGCGCCACCGGCGTGCCGGTGGCGCGGTCCCAGAGCACGGTGGTCTCGCGCTGGTTGGCGATGCCGATCGCCGCGATCTGCTCCGGTCCGGCGCCGGCCTCCCGCAGCGCCCGGGGGATCAGCCGCTGGACGTCGCGCCAGATCCGGGCCGCGTCGTGCTCGACCCAGCCGGGCCTCGGGTACGACTGCGGGTGCTCGCTGCGGACCACGGAGACCACGGTGGCGCGGCGGTCGAACAGGATGCACCGGGTGGAGGTGGTGCCCTGGTCGACGGCGAGGACGTAGCGCTCGCTCAAGGCCGCGGCCCGGCCAGGTCGCGGGAGATCGCCCGGGCGGCGTCGCACACGTGCTCCACCAGCGCGGGCCGGGGCCGGCCCCGGGTGTCGCAGAGCCGCTCGGTGCCGCCGGAGATCCCGATGGCGCCGACCACCAGCCCGCCCGAGGTCCGGACCGGCGCCGCGATCCCGGCCCGGCCCGGCGCCCGCTCCTCGACCGAGAGCCCCCAGCCGCGCGACCGGATCTCGGCGAGCGACCGCGCGAGGTCCCGCGGCGAGCCGACGGTCCGCCGGGTGTACGCGTCCAGCGCGCCCCGGGCGACGGTGTCCGCGGCCACCGGGTCGTAGGCGAGCAGCACCTTGCCCAGCGCGGTCGCGTGCGAGGGGAGCAGGCTGCCCGTGTCCATCGACTGCGCGGAGTCATCGGGCCGGAACACGTGGTGCACCACCATCACGCTCCCGTCGCGCAGCGCGCCGATGCGGACCTCCTCGCCGCTGCGGGAGGCCAGCGTGTCCGCCCAGTCGAGCGCCCGCGATCGCAGCTCGTTGACGTCGAGCCCGCCGGAGCCGAGCTCGAGCAGGCCGCGGCCGAGCCGGTAGCGGGTGGTCCGGGGATCGCGCTCGACGAAACCGATGTGTTCGAGCGTACGCAGGATGCTCTGCGCGGTCGACTTGGCGAGACCGAGAGAGTCCGCGATCTCCTTCACTTTCAGCCGGTCCGGACCGGCCGCCAGCAGCCGGAGCACGGCCGACGAGCGTTCGATGGACTGGATCAGACCCGGCACGTGCGACATTGTCGCACGCTTCGCGTTGACCCCGCCCTGACCGCTTCATAGCGTCGCGGCACGTAGGCGGCAACCGGGAGGACACGTGGCGGAGTTCGTCGGCGCGATCGATCAGGGCACCACCAGCACGCGGTTCATGGTCTTCGACCGGGCCGGCACCGAGATCGGCCGGCACCAGATCGAGCACCGGCAGCTGCTGCCCGGCGCCGGACTGGTCGAGCACGACGCGCTGGAGATCTGGGAGAACACCCGCAAGTGCATCGCGGTCGCGCTCGGCGAGACCGGGCTGGCCCCCGGCGACCTGGCCGCGGTCGGGATCACCAACCAGCGCGAGAGCGTCGTGGTGTGGGACCGCGCGACCGGCCTGCCGTGCCACAACGTGATCGTCTGGCAGGACACCCGCACCGACCGGATTGTCGCCGAGCTCGACCGCGACGGCCGCGGCGACGTGATCCGGGACCGCACCGGCCTGCCGCCGGCCACCTACTTCTCCGCGGCGAAGGTCCAGTGGCTGCTCGACAAGGACCCGGATCTTCGGGTACGCGCGGAGCGCGGCGAGGTGCTGTTCGGCACCATGGACAGCTGGCTGCTGTGGAACCTCACCGGCCGGCACCTCACCGACGTCACCAACGCCAGCCGGACCATGCTGATGAACCTCGCCACCCTGCAATGGGACGACGAACTACTCGGCTTCTTCGACATACCCCGGGCCATGCTCCCCGAGATCCGCTCCTCCTCCGAGGTGTACGGCCACGCCGACGCCGTGCTGCCCGGGGTACCCATCGCCGCCGCGATCGGCGACCAGCAGGCCGCCCTGTTCGGCCAGACCTGCTTCGCACCCGGCGAGGCCAAATGCACCTACGGCACCGGCAACTTCGTCCTGCTCAACACCGGCACCACGCCGGTGCGCTCGACGCACGGGCTGCTCACCACCGTCGGCTACCGCTTCGGCGACCAGCCGCCGGTGTTCGCCCTGGAGGGCTCGATCGCCGCGACCGGCTCCGCCGTGCAGTGGCTGCGCGACCAGCTCGGCATCATCGGTTCCGCCGCCGAGAGCGAGACCCTTGCCGCCCGCGTCGACGACAGCGAGGGCGTCTGCTTCGTGCCGGCCTTCTCCGGGCTGTTCGCGCCGTACTGGCGCTCCGACGCGCGGGGGGCCATCGTCGGGCTGTCCCGCTACCACACCGCCGCGCACATCACCCGGGCCGCGCTCGAGGCCATCTGCTACCAGACCCGCGACGTCGCCGAGGCGATGGCCCGCGACGCCGGCACGTCACCGGACTGCCTCAAGGTGGACGGCGGCGTCACCGCGAACGCGCTCTGCATGCAGCTACAGGCGGACATCCTCGGCGTGCCGGTCAGCCGGCCCGCCGTCGCCGAGACCACCGCGCTTGGCGCGGCGTACGCCGCCGGCCTCGCGGTCGGCCTCTGGCGCTCCACATCGGAGCTACGGGCCAACTGGCGCGAGGACCGGCGATGGCAGCCGGCCTGGTCACCGGACCGGCGCGACGAGGGGTACGCGCGGTGGAAGGCCGCCGTCGACCGCAGCCTCAACTGGGTCAGCGTCAGCTGACACGTATCGAGAAGAGGACTTCATGAACACGGCAGTTATGGCGCCGCAGGCGCGCGAGGCGGCCCTGGCCGCGATGTCGACCGGCGAGGAGCTCGACGTGCTCGTCGTCGGCGGCGGCGTGGTCGGCGCGGGTTGCGCGCTCGACGCGGCCACCCGCGGACTCTCGGTCGGCCTGCTGGAGGCCCGGGACTTCGCCAGCGGCACGTCCAGCCGGTCGAGCAAGCTGATCCACGGCGGCCTGCGCTACCTGGAGATGCTCGACTTCGGCCTGGTCCGCGAGGCGCTGCGCGAACGCGGCCTCCTGGTGCAGCGGCTGGCGCCGCACCTCGTGCGCCCGATCCCGTTCCTCTACCCGCTGCGGCACCGCGCTTGGGAACGGCTCTACGCCGGCGCGGGCGTGCTGCTCTACGACACCCTGGGAATCTCGGGCGGCTTCGGCGCGGGCCTGCCCCGGCACCGCCACCTGAGCCGCGGCGCCGCCCTGCGCGCCTTCCCGGCGATGCGCCCCGATTCGCTGGTCGGCGCGATCCGCTACTACGACGCCCAGGTCGACGACGCCCGGCACACCCTCTTCCTGGCCCGCACCGCGGCGGCGCACGGCGCGCACGTCGCGTCCCGCACCGAGGTAATCGGCTTCCTCCGCGAGGGCCGCCGGGTCGTCGGGGTCCGCGCCCGCGACGCCGAGTCCGGCGCCGAGCTGGAGATCCGGGCCCGCACGGTCATCAACGCGACCGGCGTGTGGACCGACGACATCCAGGCGCTGCTGGCGCAGCGCGGGCAGTTCCACATCACCGCGTCCAAGGGCGTCCACCTGGTCGTGGCGCGCGACCGCATCCCGGCCACCACCGGCATGATCCTGCGTACGGCGACGAGCGTGCTCTTCGTCATCCCGTGGGAGCGGCACTGGATCATCGGCACCACCGACACCCCGTGGGACCTCGACAAGGAGGACCCGGCGGCGTCCGGCCGCGACGTCGACTACCTGCTGGAGGAGGTCAACAAGGCGCTCGTGACCCCGCTGACCCGCGCGGACGTGCAGGGCGTCTACGCCGGCCTGCGCCCGCTGCTGTCGGCCGACGCCGAGCTGACCTCGAAGCTGTCGCGCGAGCACGCCGTGGACACCCCGGCACCCGGCCTGGTCATCATCGCGGGCGGCAAGTACACGACGTACCGGGTGATGGCCCGCGACGCCGTCGACGCCGCGGCGCGCGACCTCACCACGCGGGTGCCGGCCTCGTGCACGGCACAGGTCCCGCTGCTCGGCGCGTCCGGCTACCCGGCGGCCTGGAACCGCCGCGGCGTGCTGGCCCGCCGTACCGGCCTGCACGTCTCCCGGATCGAGCACCTGCTGCACCGCTACGGCACCCTGGTCGACGAGGTACTTGCCCTGATCGAGGCCGACCCGTCGCTCGGCGCACCACTGGACGGCGCCACCGACTACCTGCGCGCCGAGGTGGTCTACGCGGTGACCCACGAGGGCGCCCGGCACCTGGACGACGTCCTCACCCGCCGCACCCGCATCTCCTTCGAGACCCCCGACCGCGGCGTCCGCGCGGCACACGCCGTCGGCCCGCTCATCGCCGGCCCACTCGGCTGGACCGCCCAGGACACCGCACACGAGATCGCCCGCTACGAATCACGGATCGCCGCCGAACGCGCCGCCCAGGAACAGCCCGACGACCACACCGCGGACGCGACCCAGCGCGGCGCCTCGAAGGCGGCATCGCTGGTGGGTGCGGTCGCCTGAGGAGGCCGTGTTCTCTCGGGCCGGGTGGCGCAGCCCGGCCCGAGTCACGTTCGGGTCGGCCTCAGGCGGTCCAGGCCTTCAGCGCGTGGCGATCGGTGGGTAGGCCGAACTGTG belongs to Amorphoplanes digitatis and includes:
- a CDS encoding glycerol-3-phosphate dehydrogenase/oxidase, translating into MNTAVMAPQAREAALAAMSTGEELDVLVVGGGVVGAGCALDAATRGLSVGLLEARDFASGTSSRSSKLIHGGLRYLEMLDFGLVREALRERGLLVQRLAPHLVRPIPFLYPLRHRAWERLYAGAGVLLYDTLGISGGFGAGLPRHRHLSRGAALRAFPAMRPDSLVGAIRYYDAQVDDARHTLFLARTAAAHGAHVASRTEVIGFLREGRRVVGVRARDAESGAELEIRARTVINATGVWTDDIQALLAQRGQFHITASKGVHLVVARDRIPATTGMILRTATSVLFVIPWERHWIIGTTDTPWDLDKEDPAASGRDVDYLLEEVNKALVTPLTRADVQGVYAGLRPLLSADAELTSKLSREHAVDTPAPGLVIIAGGKYTTYRVMARDAVDAAARDLTTRVPASCTAQVPLLGASGYPAAWNRRGVLARRTGLHVSRIEHLLHRYGTLVDEVLALIEADPSLGAPLDGATDYLRAEVVYAVTHEGARHLDDVLTRRTRISFETPDRGVRAAHAVGPLIAGPLGWTAQDTAHEIARYESRIAAERAAQEQPDDHTADATQRGASKAASLVGAVA
- the glpK gene encoding glycerol kinase GlpK codes for the protein MAEFVGAIDQGTTSTRFMVFDRAGTEIGRHQIEHRQLLPGAGLVEHDALEIWENTRKCIAVALGETGLAPGDLAAVGITNQRESVVVWDRATGLPCHNVIVWQDTRTDRIVAELDRDGRGDVIRDRTGLPPATYFSAAKVQWLLDKDPDLRVRAERGEVLFGTMDSWLLWNLTGRHLTDVTNASRTMLMNLATLQWDDELLGFFDIPRAMLPEIRSSSEVYGHADAVLPGVPIAAAIGDQQAALFGQTCFAPGEAKCTYGTGNFVLLNTGTTPVRSTHGLLTTVGYRFGDQPPVFALEGSIAATGSAVQWLRDQLGIIGSAAESETLAARVDDSEGVCFVPAFSGLFAPYWRSDARGAIVGLSRYHTAAHITRAALEAICYQTRDVAEAMARDAGTSPDCLKVDGGVTANALCMQLQADILGVPVSRPAVAETTALGAAYAAGLAVGLWRSTSELRANWREDRRWQPAWSPDRRDEGYARWKAAVDRSLNWVSVS
- the glpK gene encoding glycerol kinase GlpK, producing the protein MSERYVLAVDQGTTSTRCILFDRRATVVSVVRSEHPQSYPRPGWVEHDAARIWRDVQRLIPRALREAGAGPEQIAAIGIANQRETTVLWDRATGTPVAPAVVWQDTRTGELVERLGRRGDAAIVPELSGLPLATYFSATRLRWLLDNDPDLRVRAERGEVLFGTMDSWLLWNLTGRHLTDVTNASRTMLMNLATLQWDDELLGFFDIPRAMLPEIRSSSEVYGHADAVLPGVPIAAAIGDQQAALFGQTCFAPGEAKCTYGTGSFLLLNTGTELVRSTHGLVSTVAYQLAGEPAHYALEGSIAITGSLVQWVRDGLGLIGTASEIETLARTVDDNGGCYIVPAFSGLLAPYWRSEARGVIVGLTSYITKGHLARAVLEATGWQTRDVVDAMNADSGLALAALNVDGGMTADNLLMQFVADVLAVPVVRPMVAETVSLGAAYAAGLAVGYWSDLQDLRNNRHRAGQWLPAMDPGHRASEYENWQRAIECAVVWSRPRPGAGPP
- a CDS encoding chloride channel protein — translated: MTAENESYGARADRMDPVELMRSRQYRRLLVAAAVIGLVVSFVSWVFLEVVNLTQEWVYVGLPEVLGFDQAPWWWPLPVLLVAGLVIAFAVTRLPGRGGHEPSNGLTTGTLTAPDELPGVAAAALATLGLGLVLGPESPLMALAGGVAVFLIRLSRGQVPDQATQVLGAAASFAALATVFGSPVIGAVIVLEAAGLAGATLTLILLPGLIAAGVGSLLFVGLGSLRGLSTDAFSMPPLHLPTYAVPTFVDLLWTIPLALAAAVVVFLVFRLARVTRRVVAVRPFLFFPAAALLVGALAILFAQLSGRGAGAVLFSGEEAMADVLEQQDSLTLGLFALLLGCKALAWAISMGAARGGPTFPAIFLGLVGGVMASHFLSVTQAPAIAVLVGAAVVSVLRLPLASIVLALLMTHGGPGEAPLIIVGVVVAYIATLALTRPTPRDDPETTRGGLVAE
- a CDS encoding sulfite exporter TauE/SafE family protein codes for the protein MDLTLALAGLGVGIVVGLTGMGGGALMTPILVLVFGVPPIAAVSSDLAASAVMKPFGGWVHARRGTVNWRLVGWLCAGSVPSAFLGVLLLRLLGDDAAVQHTIKVSLGVALLLAAAGLLLKVWVSRRQGGGDGPPEPIRVRPVPTLLLGAVGGVIVGMTSVGSGSLIIVALLALYPKLRANDLVGTDLIQAIPLVVSAALGHALFGDLKLDIAAAVLLGSIPGVLIGARISSRAPGGIVRAALVIVLLASALKLLDVPTPVVGAASAAAVLVAVGLAVFRRVTAGRDARVVAESPGDDDREKAMAAG
- a CDS encoding IclR family transcriptional regulator, yielding MPGLIQSIERSSAVLRLLAAGPDRLKVKEIADSLGLAKSTAQSILRTLEHIGFVERDPRTTRYRLGRGLLELGSGGLDVNELRSRALDWADTLASRSGEEVRIGALRDGSVMVVHHVFRPDDSAQSMDTGSLLPSHATALGKVLLAYDPVAADTVARGALDAYTRRTVGSPRDLARSLAEIRSRGWGLSVEERAPGRAGIAAPVRTSGGLVVGAIGISGGTERLCDTRGRPRPALVEHVCDAARAISRDLAGPRP
- a CDS encoding LysR substrate-binding domain-containing protein is translated as MSGLPRQPAPAGRRPSRAAIRALPDAVGGARIELRQLRYLVTLAEELHFGRAAAREHIVPSALSAQVQRLERAVGVLLVDRTTRHVALTAAGARFLIEARQILEHVDRAAVLAQGMAPAAPSLRVGVLDEGYDAVRPVLRAIQARHPELEIHQVLAGVPEQCRLLADGRLDVGVGRLSGAAPDIAAEIFRLDSLGVLVPAGHPYAGLAHVPVAALRGETLLLADEEQAPEFNAFVAEVCRSAGFFPTLFTGSVQTLRAAADLVTQGRCVLCTPASNGGVSSGPELTWRPLGPSVPRYPWSILWRAQDPSRFTLDLVRTARTLSAEQGWRAAAGERAS